The genomic region acttaatccgctcCTGCCGTATAGCCATATTCCATCACAGTGATAATCTGCTAGGCGGCCTCTGCCCATAAGCTTTGAATGATTTGATGTGAAAGTCCATAACCATAATGGTTGAATTAATTTCCCCACTTTTACTTCACTGGGGAAATGATCTTTGTGTAGTTATGAGAAAGTAGAAAATTGCTCCTcagcaaaaaatatagaaaaagggTCAAAAGCTCCAATCATTATGTGCCTCTAGGCTTTTAGCATTGAGTCTCATCCATATAGTCAGAGAAGCTCCATGACCAGTACAGCCCATAACTGACCTCCACAATTAGGCAGCCCTTGTACCCCAATGGTGCCAATAAACACATCCATCCTAtgactttattgataagcctctCTCTGGTATAATTTATCATTTTCATGATTGCTGACTGTAAAATATTTCATATGTTCATATTTCtatcactttaaccacttcagccccgctagctgaaacccccttcatgaccagagcactttttacacttcggcactacactactttcaccgtttatcgctcggtcatgcaacttaccacccaaatgaattttacctccttttcttctcactaatagagctttcatttggtggtattttattgctgctgacatttttacttttttttgttattaatcgaaatgtaactattttttttgcaaaaaaatgtcatttttcactttcagctgtaaaattttgcaaaaaaaacgacatccatatataaatttttcgctaaatttatagttctacatgtctttgataaaaaaaatgtttgggcaaaaaaaaaatggtttgggtaaaagttatagcgtttacaaactatggtacaaaaatgtgaatttccgctttttgaagcagctctgactttctgagcacctgtcatgtttcctgaggttctacaatggccagacagtacaaacaccccagaaatgaccccatttcggaaagtagacaccctaaggtattcgctgatgggcatagtgagttcatagaactttttattttttgtcacaagttagcggaaaattatgatgattttttatttttatttttttcttacaaagtctcatattccactaacttgcgacaaaaaaaaaaaaattctaggaactcgccatgccactcacggaataccttggggtgtcttctttccaaaatggggtcacttgtggggtagttatactgccctggcaatttaggggcccaaatgtgtgagaagaactttgcaatcaaaatgtgtaaaaaatgaccggtgaaatccgaaaggtgcactttggaatatgtgcccctttgcccacctaggctgcaaaaaagtgtgacacatctggtatcgccgtactcaggagaagttggggaatgtgttttggggtgtcattttacatatacccatgctgggtgagaaaaatatcttggcaaaagacaacttttccaatttttttatacaaagttggcatttgaccaagatatttttctcacccagcatgggtatatgtaaaatgacaccccaaaacacattccccaacttctcctgagtacggcgataccagatgtgtcacacttttttgcagcctagatgcgcaaaggtgcccaaattccttttaggagggcatttttagacatttggatcccagacttcttctcacactttcgggcccctaaaaagccagggcagtataaataccccacatgtgaccccactttggaaagaagacgccccaaggtattcaatgaggggcctggcgagttcatagaaattattatttttttgcataagttagcggaaattgatttttttttgtttttttctcacaaagtctcactttccgctaacttaggacaaaaatttcaatctttcatggactcaatatgcccctcatggaataccttggggtgtcttctttccgaaatggggtcacatgtggggtatttatactgccctggctttttaggggccctaaagcgtgagaagaagtctggaatataaatgtctaaaaatgtttacgcatttggattccgtgaggggtatggtgagttcatgtgagattttattttttgacacaagttagtggaatatgagacttagtaagaaaaaaacaaaaacgaaaacacaaaaaatttctgctaacttgggccaaaaaaatgtctgaatggagccttacagggggggtgatcaatgacaggggggtgatcaatgacaggggggtgatcaatgacagggggggtgatcacccatatagactccctgatcacccccctgtcattgatcacccccctggtaaggctccattcagacgtccgtatgatttttacggatccatggatcggatccgcaaaacacatgcggacgtctgaatggagccttacagggcggtgatcaatgacagggggtgatcagggagtgtatatgggtgatcacccctctgtcattgatcacccccctgtcattgatcacccccccctgtaaggctccattcagacgtccgcatgatttttacggatccatggatacatggatcggatccgcaaaacacatgcggacgtctgaatggagccttacaggggggtgatcaatgacagtgggtgataagggtgatcacccccctgtcactgatcacccccccctgtaaggctccattcagacgtccgtatgatttttacggatccatggatacatggatcggatccgcaaaacacatgcggacgtctgaatggagccttacaggggggtgatcaatgacagggggtgatcagggtgatcacccccctgtcactgatcaccccccctgtaaggctccattcagacgtccgtatgatttttacggatccatggatcggatccgcaaaacacatgcggacgtctgaatggagccttacaggggggtgatcaatgacagggggtgatcagggagtgtatatgggtgatcacccctctgtcattgatcaccccctgtaaggctccattcagacgtccgcatgatttttacggatccatggatacatggatcggatccgcaaaacacatgcggatgtctgaatggagccttacaggggggtgatcaatgacaaggggtgatcagggagtgtatatgggtgatcacccctctgtcattgatcaccccccctgtaaggctccattcagacgtccgcatgatttttacggatccatggatacatggatcggatccgcaaaacacatgcggatgtctgaatggagccttacaggggggtgatcaatgacagggggtgatcagggagtgtatatgggtgatcacccctctgtcattgatcacccccctgtaaggctccatgcagacgtccgcatgatttttacggatccatggataccaaaacacatgcagacgtctgaatggagccctacaggggggtgatcaatgacagggggtgatcagggagtgtatatgggtgatcacccgcctgtcattgatcacccccctgtaaggcttcattcagacgtccgcatgtgttttgcggatccgatccatgtatccatgtatccgtaaaaatcatacggtcgtctgaatggagccttacaggggggtgatcaatgacagggggtgatcagggaatctatatgggtgatcacccgcctgtcattgatcacccccctgtaaggctccattcagacgtccgcatgtgttttgcggatccgatccatgtatccgtggatccgtaaaaatcatacggacgtctgaacggagcctgacaggggggtgatcaatgacaggggggtgatcaatgacaggggggtgatcagggagtttatatggggtgatcatgggttcataaggggttaataagtgacggggggggggggggtgtagtgtagtgtggtgtttggtgcgactttactgagctgcctgtgtcctctggtggtcgatccaaacaaaagggaccaccacaggaccaggtagcaggtatattagacgctgttatcaaaacagcgtctaatatacctgttaggggttaaaaaaatcacatcttcagcctgccagcgaacgatcgccgctggcaggctggagatccactcgcttaccttccgttcctgtgagcgcgcgcgcctgtgtgcgcgcgttcacaggaaatctcgcgtctcgcgagatgacgcgccgatgcgtccaggaggaataaatcaaccacctcccgaacgcatctgtgcgttaggcggtcgggaggtggttaaacccgTAGGTTATAGACATAAATAAGAGCAGCACAATAGTCATTAGTACTTTCCATCCACATATCTAATGTTTCAGCAAGCTAAATGCTAATGCTATGACCAGCACTAGagttgagtgaatcgaatccaACTACcgtaagtggaattcgatccgaatttcaggataaacttGATTCGCCGCgtagctgaatttcctcatgctttgtggtagcaaatcgattttacttgagtgcaaaaaaacaaaaaaatcatacttgctcACGATGGGCCAGCCACCGTCATCTCGGGCCGCGCAAGATTtcgtgccagatcttcaagcaagatggtggcggctggcccatcacgagcaaatggaggcagtaagtatgataaaaaaaaaagtctgttaattttacactgttttaacTCGCAGATGCCACGAttatgtatgaacgtggcatctgaggggtacaatgatggggagtggcgctatcgcagctccctgtcattgtacggTACCcactacttagggtactttcacactagcgtttttcttttcgtgcatagagttccgtcacaggggctctataccggaaaagaactgatcaggcattctgaatggagagtaatccgttcaggatgcatcaggatgtcttcagttcagtcattttgactgatcaggcaaaagagaaaaccgcagcatgctacggttttatctccggcgaaaaaaacggaagagttgcctgaatgccggatctggcattttttcccataggaatgtattagtgccggaaccgtccttccggtctgcgcatgcgcagactgaaaaaaaaggtgaaaataattaatgccggatccgttttgccagatgacaccggaaagacggatccggcatttcaatgcattttttcgactgatcaggcatttttaagactgataaggATCTTACTAACATCAGTaacataagaactgagctataatgagtgtttataatgtcagagagcagagataaggagcctgtgcTGTCAGATTAGCTGCATGATGGAGCAGCGAGAAAATTCAGATCTGCTCTGTTAGAGCATCTTAGCCCTGTCCAGATAAAAggttacttatttttttattaaagaccaattgaaaaaatgatttttagctcaaaatgagtataatgcaataattaaaaaattgtccccaaaTGTGTACACAGCCTTTAAATCTTGATGGCTTATCCCTATATGTTATCAATGGGGGTTCCTTTGCCCACAGAAGCTTAGCCATACAGACATCTGTGCCTGGTACTGTTGCTCAGTCCCATTCTCTTGAATGAGTTTGGATGCAGTAGCAGACATAACCACTGTTGTGCAAATCCAAAGGATAGACCATCAAAAAATCCTTTAAAgcgtaactgccatttcactgccaaaaatgaaattcctaacatatgttATGCTGAAaggaagatattcatgaagctgcatttttcagctatttttacctttctgatgtctgtattcagcccttagcaatcatatttctctgtgcctctatttcagcaacttcctaagatggcctctgctgctcttcctgtgatgatctttgcccttccttgaggccatcctgtaaTCCCCTCACTTCCCAgaagcccttgctctcctcacatgaactagcaggaccaatcagaatgcagataacttcccacagtacccagagcagtgtgtatcctcacatacagctaaccagagacaagccctgcaattatATTAAATTAGTAAGCATTTCTTTTAACCTCTTAATAGACTGTTGTCCCTCATTCTCTTCCAgactgacagggggggggggggggctgctttagcttcttatatctctggtttggtactaGCTAGAAATATGGGCTTTGTATTTTCTGACATtctaagctttcagacaataccataatgacataaatctgttcagtacaggggaagatatcaatgATAGAAATCAGGATActgtgaatgaagctgaaagtaaaagcagattttaccccCGATTATTCCCAACTCTATTTTTAACAGTGATTtatcctctgttgcttggactagagctgtcattctggtcttgtatgaaagcctggactGTCAGTTtacaaacaagaccagttgcataattttagctgctaccattgagaagatatcatcatctaaagcagccctcccccctccactttctgcctgagcccagctccaggctgtcagggctgagctcctcctcccagagctCGTCCGTCTCTTGTTATAATTCTGAGAAGACATGGCACATGGCAACGCTGCGAGATGAGAACTGCTGAATAGGAAAGTAGCATGCATCTGTGGGAGTTATTAGCAGGTTAAACTGAAAATGATCAAATTTTAAATCAGAAAAGcacttatacagcagggtgtactataccattagggaataaaaaaaatgaaacggcagttacactttaaagcatTACATGGTGTCCAATAAGATGAACGTGTTGTGTCTAACACAAAGATGCGCGGAAGCCTCTAGAAATAGAGAAAGAGGACTAAGGTAATTCATGAAGTACAAAATCGAGGGACTCCTCTGTTTCATATCTGATCATGGGTTACCTAAATCAGGCAACTCCTTTATTGTCTATAGGAGCATTTCCACCAGACCTGAAAAAGCTGCATATCTAAAACCATGAAAACGTTGCATTACAAATGGCACATCtgctttttttttagcacaatatgGCAGCTGTCAATTTCCTTCTCCCACAAGACATGGAGAAGGAACTCACTTTTTCTGTACAGAAGGAGGACAGAAATTCAGATTACAGTACAGTCTCCCGATCTCTGCTTTGTGCCTCTTTTAATTTCTCATATTGTTTTTTTACTTGCATCCTACAGTCTTCTCCGTCTTTCCACAGAGTTCCTTCTACTTGTAAATCTTCTCCAAAAAGACTGTCCTTCTCACTAAATGTTTCATTATTCACTAACATTTCTTTTACTATATTCTGCTCCAAAGACATTTGTCCTTTGGcctgctcctcctcatacacAGGTTCTGCTTTCCTACTTTCAGTGTCTTTTGCCTGCATCATTCCAGATACATGTTCTCCACTCTCCTGATGTACCTCTGCTCTACACCTATGTATATCTTTCCCACACTCACTTCTTTCCTCGTTTGTATCTGTCCCAGAGTCTTTGTTACACTGAGTAACCTGTGTTTCAACCACCTCCTTGACCTCTGTTGTGCCATTTTCATGCACAGTTTCTATTTTCTCTGTCTTATTTTCTACAGTTATCGTCTTCCAGTCATTTTGAAGCTTGTTAATTCCACGGTGAAGACCCATTTTGTGCTTTATGGAATAATCTAAGTTAATCGTACATTTCATCAGTCTTCTGGATTCCTCAACCGTAAAAGGAAAGTCTTGGGAAAGGAACTTTTGGAAAATCTCTGGATCTCCATCCAAGTCCAAAAGGTTCTTTAGACCAGCTTTCAAGGAAAACAGttccttgctgttttccttaaACACGTCCCAGAGGAAATAGTTGCTGAATCCTTCCTTATATCCCTGCTGTTCTTCATCCTCCAGACATTGAAGAATCCAGCTTAGTCTGCAAGGCCACTGATTGCAGAGAACAACCCAAGCTGCTACAGATTTAGAAGACATGTTGCCCCATGGTATTTTACTCAGCATCATTAGGTTGACCATAACAGGAATAGCATTCACAATTCGTTTCATTTGACATATGCTGTCGGGAATGTATTCATGGAGAACTTCACGCTCGCTGTATAGAGCATAAAATGTTTCCTGAATGCAGTAAGCTGGTTGATAAGGTGGTAGATTCACCTCTGGTTCTTCATCTTCTGAAAGCTCTTCTGTAAGGAGTTTCATCGGTTCTGCAATACCTGTCTTGGTGCCCCGATTAGCATCATTCCTGCAAGGCCAATCAATGAGATCCTCTGTCCTCTGTACAGCCTTCCTTAGAAGTTGCAGCTTTGTTTTCTTGCCTAGAGGAGGTACAGAGAACGGCAAAGTGACAGTGCGATTGAGGAACATGTAGCCGTTGTCTGCCATACCTTTGAGGGAGCCTGCACTCTCCAAGCAAGTGACAATTATGCTGGGATCAACTACtagtatagaaataaatggagatcTCTGGTCAGACAGTAGAGTGTTCAAAGCATCCAGTACTCCAACCACTTTGTCTGGTGCACAAAGCTCCAGGCTGGTGATCTGCAAGACCACACGGATCTTCTGCTTCTGGAAAATTTCCATGAATTGAACCATGTGGGTTATCAGTTCAACCTCTTTTTTTACCTCACACATGAAACCCATCTGAGAACTAAATTTCTGGCTATTGACTAGTCGCTCAAtcttctgcttttggctaatAAGAATACTCTTGGTTAGGTTAAATAACGTCATGGCAATCCCGGATCCAGCCACTACGGTCGCTAAACTTCCAAAAACAGTTGAGACTCTCTCTTCACCTTCATTGCTTTTAGTTTTGATTGGTAGCAATAGGATCAATCCAATGAGAAGTAAGACAATGGTGGCTGCCAGTATGATGCAAATCATCTTTCTAATGGTCCACTCTTTATTGCCAGATTCTATGTTTCTTTTAGGTATGGAACCCAAGACTTTAAATACACTGAGTGGAAGAATTCCCAAGTGCCGTCGTATCTGCTCACAGAGTGTGGTGACCAGGCCAGCCCATAGTCGGTCACTACCTGCATACTGCCAAGCACTGAAGTGTACAAATATAAACTTAATACTTTTGCGCTCTAGATGATGTTCAGTTACAATAGGGCAGTAGAAAATTAGACGCCAAAATAGATGTAGGATGCCCCATCCAGTAGGTTTaactgtggtctcctcaaagtttttttcttccttttctgtTATATGTAATGCTTCCTCCCGCATGCATTCTATAAAAGAAAAGTGAGTAAAGTATaagtaaatgaaaaaataaaaaacaccatcATATAACATCATATATTACAACATTTAATGGAGTATTCTCATCCCTGATCACTAGGAAGGCCCCAATCTAGAGATAGGTGCCTGTCTGGGATGTAGAACCCATGCCTATTACACACTTATGGCATATCCTGCAGATATATCAGGAATATTTAAGATAGGAATACCTATTTAATTAAAAACTGCAGCCAATAATAACCTAATAAACATACCGTatctttcaccctataagacgcaccagcccataagacgcacctaggtttttgaggaggaaaataagaaaaaaaatgtttttaaccaaaaggtgtgcttttggtgggttttgaactaatggtggtctgtccatgacactactatgggggatctgtggatggcactgttatggggggatctgtgggtggcactgttatggggggatctgtggacaggGTCGGACTGGCTCACTGGGAAGCCGGTGAAATGCCCGGTGGGCCCCTTGCCGGTCTGCTTATACTACAGCCAGAGCCCCGAGCAGGGCAGTTACTATACTTGCAGGACTGCAGCACTGGCACACATATTATTTTACTTTGGTGAAAGGGacagcacagtaccttgcagcgCTTGTTCCTTTCTCCAAAGTAAACTTCACAGACCCGACATGAGCGGACAGCCCCCCTCCTCTCTGCAGTGTGATATTCCATCCTGtgtgaggagggggcggagccagaggagcggaggcagcagcaggagatagtgGAGACGCTGCTCTCTCTGACCTCCTGTGTCACTGTGCCTCCAGCTCCAGTATAAAGTTCAGACCCTCACCAGGCCTCCTACACAGCAGTAATGGGGTAAGTTACTGTGGGAGGGAACTGGAAAGTTAGGAGAGTCCTGGAGCTGCTGCCCCTGCACATCTTGTGTTCCCCTGTTGTTCCAGCCCCTCACAGACCTTTGCCCACCAACTATCTCACCTACCTATACTTTATACACAGCAAGAAGTTATGTCTCCCAGTGTCCCCCTCTTCCCTCTCATCAGTGGCATTTCACGCTTTCCCAGCCCCTCACCCCCACATaatatgtaatgtctctggaggttatatcagcgttggagcattataagaggagcgacTGATATCAGTCacgtatgatgtaatgtctctggaggttaccgtatttttcgccccataagacgcactttccccccccaaaaatgtaggaaaaatgtccctgcgtcttatggggtgaatgctgacatttttacatcacaggctgcgatgtatgagtGAGCGGGGAGGgacagggaggaggagctgggggccggcaattgttgcggggccggtgcagtcactgtactccggccccgccgctccagtgctgcactatacaaatataaaatgtctcattcaattaaaagtgattaaacatgccccccccccttttaatattaccgtacaccctaacagcttctgtagaatgcaggcacgTGAAtcaagcaggcggcgcaggcacgtgacgtcagtgagtgacgcgccgtccgcccggcctgcctgcgttgtacagaagctgttagggtgtacggtaatattaggagtgagggggcatgtttaatcacttttaattgaatgagacattttatatttgtatactgctgcactggagcggtggggggggggggatatctgtggatgacagttttatgggggacatctgtggatggcactgttaaggggtggggagtctgttgatggcacatatataacagtgccatccacagatcccccataacagtgtccatcatacacagatccccccataacagtgtccgtcatacacagatccccccataacagtgccatccccagatcccccataacagtgtccttcacagatccccagtaattgtgccatccacacatcccccataacagtgtcagccacagatccctccctGTAGCAGTATCCTTCACAGATACTCcacccg from Bufo gargarizans isolate SCDJY-AF-19 chromosome 9, ASM1485885v1, whole genome shotgun sequence harbors:
- the NKPD1 gene encoding NTPase KAP family P-loop domain-containing protein 1 encodes the protein MATKGKETEDDIYCACLSKALCQVATPVTVGLYAPFGGRVYMLLDRITKCMREEALHITEKEEKNFEETTVKPTGWGILHLFWRLIFYCPIVTEHHLERKSIKFIFVHFSAWQYAGSDRLWAGLVTTLCEQIRRHLGILPLSVFKVLGSIPKRNIESGNKEWTIRKMICIILAATIVLLLIGLILLLPIKTKSNEGEERVSTVFGSLATVVAGSGIAMTLFNLTKSILISQKQKIERLVNSQKFSSQMGFMCEVKKEVELITHMVQFMEIFQKQKIRVVLQITSLELCAPDKVVGVLDALNTLLSDQRSPFISILVVDPSIIVTCLESAGSLKGMADNGYMFLNRTVTLPFSVPPLGKKTKLQLLRKAVQRTEDLIDWPCRNDANRGTKTGIAEPMKLLTEELSEDEEPEVNLPPYQPAYCIQETFYALYSEREVLHEYIPDSICQMKRIVNAIPVMVNLMMLSKIPWGNMSSKSVAAWVVLCNQWPCRLSWILQCLEDEEQQGYKEGFSNYFLWDVFKENSKELFSLKAGLKNLLDLDGDPEIFQKFLSQDFPFTVEESRRLMKCTINLDYSIKHKMGLHRGINKLQNDWKTITVENKTEKIETVHENGTTEVKEVVETQVTQCNKDSGTDTNEERSECGKDIHRCRAEVHQESGEHVSGMMQAKDTESRKAEPVYEEEQAKGQMSLEQNIVKEMLVNNETFSEKDSLFGEDLQVEGTLWKDGEDCRMQVKKQYEKLKEAQSRDRETVL